In a single window of the Cucumis melo cultivar AY chromosome 11, USDA_Cmelo_AY_1.0, whole genome shotgun sequence genome:
- the LOC103503279 gene encoding pectinesterase inhibitor-like encodes MANNSCLVIVSLIGVLLFTNNVTSSTNVVSTICPKTSNPPFCSSVLKSAGTTYLKGLAVYTLNFAHTNARKSLTLASSLAKTTLNPQLKQRYSSCAESYDEAIGDIENAQKDLALSDFNGVNIVTSGAMTGIDDCQDKLAQLPKDTSLLLKNGKTLNDICSIILVISNLL; translated from the coding sequence atggcCAATAACTCTTGTCTCGTTATTGTCTCTCTCATTGGAGTTCTTTTGTTCACTAACAACGTGACATCATCTACTAATGTCGTTTCCACCATCTGTCCAAAAACCTCAAATCCACCATTTTGTTCAAGTGTGTTGAAATCTGCAGGCACTACATATTTAAAAGGCTTGGCTGTATACACCTTAAACTTCGCCCATACAAATGCTCGCAAATCTTTGACCCTAGCCAGCTCACTAGCAAAAACCACCCTCAATCCTCAACTTAAGCAAAGATATTCGTCTTGTGCTGAGAGCTATGATGAAGCTATTGGTGATattgaaaatgcccaaaaagACTTGGCACTTAGTGACTTTAACGGTGTCAATATTGTAACTTCTGGTGCTATGACAGGGATTGACGACTGTCAAGATAAGTTGGCGCAGCTACCAAAGGATACGTCGTTGCTTTTGAAGAATGGCAAGACTCTAAATGATATATGcagcattattttggttatatccaaTCTTCTTTGA
- the LOC127143957 gene encoding pectinesterase inhibitor-like, with the protein MRREKPSTVAETKGEGEMSAADGWMPIRCANAGMGGRRKRADGVCVRRVKKLKREEEEEEERRCTADLKGLAVYTLNLAHTNARKSLTLANSLATTTTNPQLKQRYSSCAESYDEAVGDIENAQKDLALGDFNAVNIVTSSAMTEIDDCQDKFAQPPKDTSLLLKNGKTLNDICNIILVLSNLL; encoded by the exons atgaggagagagaaaccgtcGACGGTGGCAGAGACGAAAGGAGAGGGAGAGATGTCGGCTGCAGACGGTTGGATGCCGATTCGGTGTGCGAATGCAGGAATGGGCGGTCGACGAAAACGTGCGGATGGCGTCTGTGTTCGTCGGGTGAAGAAGctgaagagagaagaagaagaagaagaagaacggcGTT GTACTGCAGATCTAAAAGGCTTGGCTGTATACACCTTAAACCTTGCCCATACAAATGCTCGCAAATCTTTGACCTTAGCCAATTCACTTGCAACAACCACCACCAATCCTCAACTTAAGCAACGATATTCGTCTTGTGCTGAGAGCTATGATGAAGCTGTTGGTGACattgaaaatgcccaaaaagACTTGGCACTTGGTGACTTTAATGCTGTCAATATTGTAACTTCTAGTGCCATGACAGAGATTGACGACTGTCAGGATAAGTTCGCGCAGCCGCCGAAGGATACGTCGTTGCTTTTAAAGAATGGCAAGACTCTAAACGATATATGCAATATTATTTTGGTTTTATCCAATCTTCTTTGA